The Desulfuribacillus alkaliarsenatis nucleotide sequence ATACATGGGTTAACATGAATCAAAACGTCTTCAATCTCTTTATGCTGTTCAAGAATCAAACGTTTTGCTTTACCAGCTAAGCTGTGACCTTGTTCCACAGTCTCGTCCTTATTCACACAGATTTTCATATCGATATATATTTTGGGTCCATGGTGTCTTCCTTTTATTTCATGAACACTATGGATTCCTTTGATTCCTAGGGTAATATTCGCTATGTCTTCGATCAACTCTGGATTTGGAGCTTCATCCATTAAATCCTTGATTGCCGACCAATAAATTTCTAACGCTGCTCGACCAATCATCAACGCTACAACTACTCCAGCTATTGGATCTAAGATAGGAAAACCTAGTAACGCACCACCAATACCAATGAAAGCTGCAATTGAAGAGAGGGCATCAGTTCGGTGATGCCATGCGTCAGCCTTTACGGCGGCGCTGTTTATTTTGTTCGCTATTCTGACGGTATATTGATACATAGCTTCCTTAACAATAACAGAAATTAATGCTGCCCATAATGCAATACTGGCCGGAATCTCTATAACTGGTTGGATGATTGCCTGATATGCAGAGTATCCAATCCCCACTGCGGTTATTAATAGAATAACAGCTACAATCTTAGCAACTACAGACTCAGCTTTTGCATGTCCGTAATGATGGTTCTCATCAGGTGGTAATTGCGAGTACTTTAATCCACCGAGAACAATAAGTGATCCAAGTACATCTGATAGTGAATGGAAAGCGTCAGCAACCATTGCCAAACTACCAGAAACCACTCCCACAATACCTTTAAATATTGTCAATAATACATTACCTATAATTCCTATATAAGTTGCTTTCTTACCTAAACTATACCTTTCTTCTGTTTCCAATTGTTTCACCACGATCCGATAAATTTACATAATTGCATAATGTCATATTAAAGAGAAAAAATAAGAGTAGCTTCTTAACACCTAATTATAGCTTTTTAATATTAAAGGAGGTCAATTATGTTACCAAAGCCACGAATCGGCTGGACAGCCTGGGGCATCTGGCATGTCATTCTAATACCTACTCTATTTTACATAGGGTATATCTATTTTTAGATTACTGGGAGCGCCTTTTCCTTGTATCAACACCTTAAAGGTGTCTCCCATTCCCCCAGGCATTAGTAATTGCTTAATAGCTGCGTTTTTCTTGAAAAGCGGGTCAAAGGGGTTAGATGTTGTAATTGCCTGCAGGTATGCCATTATACCACCCTGCATTAAGAATTCCTGCTGATTAAAAAACTGTATTGTGTCTAGTCCTAGGTGTTCTCCCCAATCAATTAGCTGCGAAAAATTCACATGACTAGTAATGTCTTGCTCTCCTACAAACTGTAACGGATTCTCGTTAACCCGATGCTTGCGATAACATAAAAGCGTTCCGCATTTTCTATGAGGAGCATAGAGCTCATCTCGCAAATAACCATAATCGATTGTAAGTAAATAGCCCCTCCGAAGCTCATTGGCACATTGTTCAAGCCATTTCTTAGCTTCAAGATTAACCTCTGCTTCCTGACCGCTCGTAAATTGTACCTGCTGTTCCTGAAAATAATCGCATAATTCCTTTGCTGCAGGTTTATGTAATATTGTAAATTCCTGCTTTAGAGCGTCGTACCCTACAAATTTCTCAAGCAACACATTATCTTCATATCGAACCCAATGGACAGGAAAAGCATCAATCAACTCATTAGATAGAATGCAGCCTTCAATCGGCTTAGTTAATTCCTCAATAGAATCAAGCCAGGTAACAGGAAAAGAGTCTAATCGTTGTTTCTGCTCCTGTTGAAAGCTTTTGCTTGCATCAATAATAATGTAATTTAGATTATTTAAGTCGAAGCTACCCTTCGCTAGCTTAGTTATAATTGCTTCAGCCAACTGCCCTTTACCAGCCCCGAATTCAACGATTTGGAACGGATTAGGGCTTCCTAGTTCTATCCACATTTTGTATATGTAATTTGCTATGACTTCTCCAAATACTGAGGAAACGTTTGGTGACGTATAAAAGTCGCCGCCCTTACCAGTTTTTTCTGAAGCTCTCTGATAGTAACCCGCCTCTGGATGGTATAGACATAGCTCCATAAAATTTCTAAAGGAAATAGCGCCACCTTGCTTCTGTATATGAGCTTTGATTATATCTTCCACTCTAACACCTCGAATATAAAATCTTTAACTAGGCTCTAACCTTAGATGGAGATTACCTCCATCTAAGGTAGAACCTCGTCAAACCATTATACAGTCTGGTGGTAGTTTCTGCAATTATAACTAGTAATTAATCCCATCCCACCATGCTATCGATACCATACTTTTCGAAGTGGTTACGCAGGTGAAAAATTGTTTTCTCAGGGACATGAAAAACCTCTGCCATCTTCTCATCATCCATTTGTAGTCGTAGACATTCAATGAAATGATCAAAGTCAACGCCTACTTCTTGAGTTTTTGACTGTAAGCTTTCCTGCCAACCCCAAGGTGCACCTCTAGTACCATATTTTGTAGAAGTCAAGTGCTCCTGTGCATGTTTGTTATCTGTCATATTTGTCGCCTCCTTTCTCTTAGTATTTTTCACAAAACATTGCCGATACATTCTAAGAATAATTAAGGGAAACATATCTGTAGGAGGTGATAATTGTGCTTAATAACAAACAAAAAAAGAACAGCTTAGTACCTGAGGGGTTAGGCTCTGCCGACCTTGTTAACCTTCATGTGAATGACTCAACTGCAAATGCAGCTGGGAAATCTAAACGGCCAAAAAAAATTCTAGAGGTGAACCATAACAGTGGAAACGAATCATAGTGAAGCAACTGAGATAAAGCCAGCTATCGGCTGGGGAACATGGATTATATTACACATCATTGCCATACCAGCTGTAGTATTCATAGGTAGTCTATTTGCTTAATAAGGAAAGGGAGTATCGCTAACTACTTAATTAAGTAGTTTTGCGATACTCCCTTCAATTATTGGTCTGCGTTTTTAAAAGGATTTTCAAATATCAACAGCACTCCACCATCTATTTCTGGATTATAGACAAATGCCTGTGTGGTAATAGATAGATAATCCGCTTCAAATATTTTACTTTCAGCTATAGTTCCAACACTTAGAACGTGCTTCATCTGTCCTTGACTGAAATAAGGCCTTAACCAAATCTTGTTCAATGCCACACCTTCATGGATAAAGAATCCTGCTGCGTGGTAGGCTGGCTGTTGTAACTCCTTAGAATATAAGTAGTAACGATTTGACCATTGGTCAATTATCAGCT carries:
- a CDS encoding cation diffusion facilitator family transporter, which codes for METEERYSLGKKATYIGIIGNVLLTIFKGIVGVVSGSLAMVADAFHSLSDVLGSLIVLGGLKYSQLPPDENHHYGHAKAESVVAKIVAVILLITAVGIGYSAYQAIIQPVIEIPASIALWAALISVIVKEAMYQYTVRIANKINSAAVKADAWHHRTDALSSIAAFIGIGGALLGFPILDPIAGVVVALMIGRAALEIYWSAIKDLMDEAPNPELIEDIANITLGIKGIHSVHEIKGRHHGPKIYIDMKICVNKDETVEQGHSLAGKAKRLILEQHKEIEDVLIHVNPCIYKEDRASCKVCEKELNVQKD
- a CDS encoding class I SAM-dependent methyltransferase yields the protein MEDIIKAHIQKQGGAISFRNFMELCLYHPEAGYYQRASEKTGKGGDFYTSPNVSSVFGEVIANYIYKMWIELGSPNPFQIVEFGAGKGQLAEAIITKLAKGSFDLNNLNYIIIDASKSFQQEQKQRLDSFPVTWLDSIEELTKPIEGCILSNELIDAFPVHWVRYEDNVLLEKFVGYDALKQEFTILHKPAAKELCDYFQEQQVQFTSGQEAEVNLEAKKWLEQCANELRRGYLLTIDYGYLRDELYAPHRKCGTLLCYRKHRVNENPLQFVGEQDITSHVNFSQLIDWGEHLGLDTIQFFNQQEFLMQGGIMAYLQAITTSNPFDPLFKKNAAIKQLLMPGGMGDTFKVLIQGKGAPSNLKIDIPYVK